Proteins encoded by one window of Lathyrus oleraceus cultivar Zhongwan6 chromosome 1, CAAS_Psat_ZW6_1.0, whole genome shotgun sequence:
- the LOC127105439 gene encoding uncharacterized protein LOC127105439, whose protein sequence is MSVDLEEFSDNELLSSVVPSIAKRVKTRREKKIVAQRSPRKKIDVPTSLNTKVAVESSLKRKVHGPTKSWSKGVPKKKKTKSVVVESDSDVPCDVPDTLWKYVYQKRLALERELAQNVLECKEIMDLIQEAGLMKTVTQFLKCYEMLVKEFIVNVSEECADGKSKEFRKVYVRGKCVNFSPSVINMYLGRPDVAQPELEVSDNKICQVITANQVRKWPLKGKLVASKLSVKYAMLHKIGSANWHSGSFCVKGLIAFPSLICGIVLNQFPNILTENDSVKKRDNPLSFNHEMFLGTHVPDIAMTTGETSRVSNQPGKAAVIAMLKETCKELEARKLNLEKLISKLEMIEGDVLGEVAAATEGAERQGEEGEADASPDDGTDDDADSKSDD, encoded by the exons ATGTCAGTAGACCTGGAGGAATTTTCCGATAATGAGTTGTTGTCCTCAGTcgtccctagcatagccaaaagggttaaGACTAGGAGAGAAAAGAAAATAGTGGCTCAAAGGTCCCCCAGAAAGAAGATTGATGTGCCAACCTCTCTCAATACAAAGGTAGCAGTCGAGAGTTCCCTCAAGAGGAAAGTTCATGGTCCaacaaaatcttggagcaaaggGGTGCCCAAGAAAAAGAAGACCAAGTCTGTTGTTGTTGAGTCTGACTCAGATGTTCCATGTGATGTCCCTGACACtct GTGGAAATATGTTTATCAGAAGAGGCTGGCTTTGGAAAGGGAATTGGCTCAGAATGTCCTGGAATGTAAGGAGATTATGGACCTTATTCAAGAGGCTGGTTTAATGAAGACTGTGACTCAGTTCTTAAAGTGCTATGAGATGTTAGTAAAGGAATttattgtcaatgtgtctgaAGAATGTGCTGATGGAAAGTCTAAGGAATTCAGAAAAGTGtatgtgcgaggcaagtgtgtAAATTTCTCTCCCTCAGTGATCAACATGTATTTGGGAAGGCCTGATGTagctcaacctgagcttgagGTGTCTGACAACAAAATatgtcaagtcatcactgctaatCAAGTCAGGAAGTGGCCTCTCAAAGGAAAGTTGGTGGCCAGCAAACTGAGTGTCAAGTATGCAATGCTGCACAAAATTGGATCTGCTAACTGG CATTCAGGAAGCTTCTGTGTGAAGGGGCTTATAGCATTTCCTTCTCTCATCTGTGGTATTGTTTTGAATCAGTTTCCAAACATATTAACAGAGAATGATTCTGTGAAGAAAAGAGACAACCCTTTGTCCTTCAATCATGAGATGTTCCTAGGTACCCATGTTCCTGACATTGCCATGACAACAGGTGAGACATCACGTGTAAGCAATCAACCAGGTAAAGCTGCTGTCATTGCAATGCTCAAAGAAACTTGCAAGGAGTTAGAGGCAAGGAAGCTCAACTTGGAAAAATTGATTAGCAAGTTGGAGATGATTGAAGGTGATGTGCTTGGTGAAGTTGCTGCTGCTACAGAAGGAGCTGAAAGACAAGGTGAAGAGGGAGAAGCAGATGCCAGTCCTGATGATGGCACAGATGATGACGCTGACTCTAAGTCAGATGACTAG